From Streptomyces cyaneogriseus subsp. noncyanogenus, the proteins below share one genomic window:
- a CDS encoding ABC transporter substrate-binding protein, translated as MFKRNRCLRRVAAIASLSSLLTGCGLLSSGTPDEEGPILVGTTSAPSTLDPAASWDSSWELFRNVYQTLLSYPNGATTPQPDAAEQCAFTDEAHRVYRCELRAGLTFSDGGALDARAVKHSIDRIRAIDVDGGPAGLLGSLDRVQAPSEREVVFHLNKPDATFPFVLATPALSIVDPGSYPADAVREDGEILGSGPYTLASYEEGRQAELVRNDRYKGFAERRNDAVTIRYFPDSPSMVKALREQRIQVTYRGLAPDDIVTLQGRAAKEEDLQLLEGAGTDISYLVFDPDDPWAGRKAVRRAVAQVVDRAAIAHKVYQDTVEPLYSMVPAGLTGHTTDFFDDYGDPSAAKARAILTRAGITEPVPLTLWYTTDRYGSQTAAQFKELERQLEASGLFTVTLQSRPWKTYVEGYRKGEYPVFGRGWFPDFPDAENFIAPFVGEQNALGTPYPVPEITRELLPRSRRESDRAAVVEEFEQAQRILVDDVRLLPLWQGKQYVAASEDISGAERALDPSTVMMMWELHRKTSW; from the coding sequence GTGTTCAAGCGGAACCGATGCCTGCGGCGGGTGGCGGCCATCGCGTCCCTGTCGTCCCTGCTCACCGGGTGCGGACTGCTGTCGTCCGGTACCCCGGACGAGGAGGGCCCGATCCTGGTGGGCACGACCAGCGCCCCCAGCACGCTGGACCCCGCGGCTTCCTGGGACAGCTCGTGGGAGCTGTTCCGCAACGTCTACCAGACGCTGCTGAGCTACCCGAACGGGGCGACCACCCCCCAGCCGGACGCCGCCGAGCAGTGCGCCTTCACCGACGAGGCCCACCGGGTCTACCGCTGCGAGCTGCGCGCGGGCCTGACCTTCTCCGACGGGGGAGCGCTGGACGCCCGGGCCGTCAAGCACTCGATCGACCGGATCCGCGCCATCGACGTCGACGGCGGCCCGGCCGGTCTGCTGGGCAGCCTGGACCGCGTCCAGGCGCCGAGCGAGCGCGAGGTCGTCTTCCATCTGAACAAGCCCGACGCCACGTTCCCCTTCGTCCTGGCCACCCCCGCGCTGTCGATCGTGGACCCCGGCAGCTATCCGGCCGACGCGGTCCGCGAGGACGGCGAGATCCTCGGCTCCGGCCCCTACACGCTCGCCTCGTACGAGGAGGGCCGGCAGGCCGAACTCGTGCGCAACGACCGCTACAAGGGCTTCGCCGAGCGCCGCAACGACGCCGTGACGATCCGCTACTTCCCGGACTCGCCCTCGATGGTCAAGGCGCTGCGGGAGCAGCGGATCCAGGTCACCTACCGCGGACTGGCCCCGGACGACATCGTCACCCTCCAGGGCAGGGCCGCGAAGGAGGAGGACCTCCAGCTCCTCGAGGGCGCCGGCACCGACATCAGCTATCTGGTCTTCGACCCCGACGACCCGTGGGCGGGCCGCAAGGCCGTGCGCCGGGCCGTCGCCCAGGTCGTCGACCGGGCGGCCATCGCGCACAAGGTCTACCAGGACACGGTCGAGCCGCTGTACTCCATGGTCCCCGCCGGCCTGACCGGCCACACCACCGACTTCTTCGACGACTACGGCGACCCCAGCGCCGCCAAGGCCCGCGCGATCCTCACCCGGGCCGGCATCACCGAGCCTGTCCCGCTCACCCTCTGGTACACCACCGACCGCTACGGCTCCCAGACCGCCGCGCAGTTCAAGGAGCTGGAGCGGCAGCTCGAGGCGTCCGGCCTGTTCACGGTCACCCTCCAGAGCCGCCCCTGGAAGACGTACGTGGAGGGGTACCGCAAGGGCGAGTACCCGGTCTTCGGGCGCGGCTGGTTCCCCGACTTCCCCGACGCGGAGAACTTCATCGCCCCCTTCGTCGGCGAGCAGAACGCGCTCGGGACTCCCTACCCGGTCCCGGAGATCACCCGTGAGCTGCTGCCCCGCTCCCGCCGCGAGAGCGACCGCGCCGCCGTGGTGGAGGAGTTCGAGCAGGCCCAGCGGATACTCGTGGACGACGTGCGGCTGCTGCCGCTGTGGCAGGGCAAGCAGTACGTGGCCGCCAGCGAGGACATATCCGGCGCGGAGCGGGCACTGGACCCGTCGACGGTGATGATGATGTGGGAGCTGCACCGCAAGACGAGCTGGTAG
- the ung gene encoding uracil-DNA glycosylase — translation MTDIAMLPESWREVLGGELQEPYFKELTEFVEEERARGPVYPPREEVFAALEATPYDRVKVLVLGQDPYHGEGQGHGLCFSVRPGVKVPPSLRNIYKEMHEELGTPIPDNGYLMPWAEQGVLLLNAVLTVRAGEANSHKGRGWELFTDAVIRAVVNRPDPAVFVLWGNYAQKKLPLIDESRHAVVKGAHPSPLSAKKFFGSRPFTQINEAVARQGHEPIDWRIPNLG, via the coding sequence GTGACCGACATCGCCATGCTGCCCGAGTCCTGGCGCGAGGTGCTGGGGGGCGAACTGCAGGAGCCCTACTTCAAGGAGCTGACGGAGTTCGTCGAGGAGGAGCGCGCGCGGGGTCCCGTCTACCCTCCGCGCGAGGAGGTCTTCGCCGCCCTGGAGGCCACGCCGTACGACCGGGTGAAGGTCCTCGTCCTCGGACAGGACCCCTACCACGGCGAGGGCCAGGGCCACGGCCTGTGCTTCTCGGTCCGCCCGGGCGTGAAGGTCCCGCCGTCCCTGCGCAACATCTACAAGGAGATGCACGAGGAGCTGGGCACGCCCATCCCGGACAACGGCTACCTGATGCCGTGGGCCGAGCAGGGCGTGCTGCTGCTCAACGCGGTCCTCACGGTCCGGGCCGGCGAGGCCAACTCGCACAAGGGGCGGGGCTGGGAGCTGTTCACCGACGCGGTGATCCGGGCGGTGGTGAACCGCCCCGACCCGGCGGTGTTCGTGCTGTGGGGCAACTACGCGCAGAAGAAGCTGCCGCTGATCGACGAGTCGCGGCACGCGGTCGTCAAGGGCGCGCACCCCTCGCCGCTGTCGGCGAAGAAGTTCTTCGGTTCCCGTCCGTTCACGCAGATCAACGAGGCCGTCGCCCGGCAGGGGCACGAGCCGATCGACTGGCGCATCCCGAACCTGGGCTGA
- the fabG gene encoding 3-oxoacyl-ACP reductase FabG → MSTTEQRVAVVTGAARGIGAATAVRLAAEGRAVAVLDLDEAACKDTVEKITAAGGKAIAVGCDVSDEAQVEAAVARITEELGAPTILVNNAGVLRDNLLFKMSVSDWDTVMNVHLRGAFLMSKACQKHMVDAGFGRIVNLSSSSALGNRGQVNYSAAKAGLQGFTKTLAKELGKFGVTANAVAPGFIATEMTKATADRVGMGFEEFKAAAATQIPVQRVGEPDDIANAIAFFTGEAAGFVSGQVLYVAGGPLD, encoded by the coding sequence ATGTCCACCACTGAGCAGCGGGTCGCCGTCGTCACCGGTGCCGCGCGCGGCATCGGCGCCGCCACGGCCGTACGACTGGCCGCCGAGGGCCGTGCCGTCGCCGTACTGGACCTCGACGAGGCCGCCTGCAAGGACACCGTCGAGAAGATCACCGCGGCGGGCGGCAAGGCGATCGCGGTCGGCTGTGACGTCTCCGACGAGGCGCAGGTCGAGGCGGCCGTCGCCCGGATCACCGAGGAGCTGGGCGCGCCGACCATCCTCGTCAACAACGCGGGAGTGCTCCGCGACAACCTGCTGTTCAAGATGAGCGTCTCCGACTGGGACACCGTCATGAACGTGCACCTGCGCGGTGCCTTCCTGATGTCCAAGGCGTGCCAGAAGCACATGGTGGACGCCGGCTTCGGCCGCATCGTCAACCTGTCCTCCTCCTCCGCGCTCGGCAACCGCGGCCAGGTCAACTACTCGGCCGCCAAGGCCGGTCTGCAGGGCTTCACCAAGACCCTCGCCAAGGAACTCGGCAAGTTCGGCGTCACCGCCAACGCCGTCGCCCCCGGCTTCATCGCCACCGAGATGACCAAGGCCACCGCCGACCGCGTCGGCATGGGCTTCGAGGAGTTCAAGGCCGCCGCCGCCACCCAGATCCCGGTGCAGCGCGTCGGCGAGCCCGACGACATCGCCAACGCCATCGCCTTCTTCACGGGCGAGGCGGCCGGTTTCGTCTCCGGCCAGGTGCTGTACGTCGCCGGCGGACCGCTCGACTAG
- a CDS encoding Gfo/Idh/MocA family protein: protein MKVGCIGLGDIAQKAYLPVLAFQPGVELHLQTRTPATLTRVADGLHLPPERRHAGLDALLAQDLDAAFVHAPTDVHPEIVTRLLEAGVATYVDKPLAYELADSRRLVALAEERGVSLAVGFNRRHAPGYAQCAEHPRELILLQKNRTGLPERPRTMILDDFIHVVDTLRFLAPGPIDDVTVRARAVDGLLHHVVLQLAGDGFTALGVMNRLSGSTEEILEVSGRDAKRQVVNLAEVIDHKGQPTVRRRGDWVPVARQRGIEQAVLAFLDAVRAGKVLSARDALETHELCERVVREVQERAA, encoded by the coding sequence GTGAAGGTCGGCTGCATCGGACTCGGCGACATCGCGCAGAAGGCATACCTCCCGGTACTCGCCTTCCAGCCCGGCGTCGAGCTGCACCTGCAGACCCGCACCCCCGCGACCCTGACCCGGGTCGCCGACGGCCTGCACCTCCCGCCGGAGCGGCGCCACGCCGGCCTCGACGCGCTGCTCGCCCAGGACCTCGACGCGGCCTTCGTGCACGCCCCCACCGACGTCCACCCCGAGATCGTGACCCGGCTGCTGGAGGCGGGCGTGGCGACGTACGTCGACAAGCCGCTCGCCTACGAACTCGCCGACTCCCGGCGGCTGGTCGCGCTCGCCGAGGAGCGGGGCGTCAGCCTCGCCGTCGGCTTCAACCGCCGCCACGCCCCCGGCTACGCACAGTGCGCCGAGCACCCGCGCGAGCTGATCCTGCTGCAGAAGAACCGCACCGGGCTGCCGGAGCGGCCGCGCACGATGATCCTCGACGACTTCATCCACGTCGTCGACACGCTGCGCTTCCTCGCGCCCGGCCCGATCGACGACGTCACCGTCCGCGCCCGCGCCGTCGACGGGCTGCTCCACCACGTCGTGCTCCAGCTCGCCGGGGACGGCTTCACCGCGCTCGGCGTGATGAACCGGCTCAGCGGCTCGACGGAGGAGATCCTGGAGGTCTCCGGGCGGGACGCCAAACGGCAGGTGGTCAACCTCGCCGAGGTGATCGACCACAAGGGGCAGCCGACCGTGCGGCGGCGCGGGGACTGGGTGCCGGTGGCCCGGCAGCGCGGCATCGAGCAGGCGGTGCTCGCCTTCCTCGACGCCGTGCGCGCGGGCAAGGTGCTCAGCGCCCGGGACGCGCTGGAGACCCATGAACTGTGCGAGCGGGTGGTACGCGAGGTCCAGGAGCGGGCCGCCTGA
- a CDS encoding DinB family protein: MTTTERRTPAPAADERTMLEGWLDYHRHTLAHKCEGLTDAQLRTASVPPSELSLMGLVRHMAEVERHWFRRVLAGEDAGPLYYGDEDPDGEFHPTEADTWQEAYTAWQGEIAVARRTAAGFVLDDVSRGKSRFTEEPYSLRWIYTHMIEEYARHNGHADLVRERLDGATGE; the protein is encoded by the coding sequence ATGACCACGACCGAGCGCCGCACACCCGCCCCCGCCGCCGACGAACGCACCATGCTGGAGGGCTGGCTGGACTACCACCGGCACACGCTCGCCCACAAGTGCGAGGGCCTGACCGACGCGCAGCTCCGGACCGCCTCGGTGCCACCGTCCGAGCTGTCGCTGATGGGGCTGGTGCGGCACATGGCCGAGGTGGAGCGGCACTGGTTCCGCAGAGTGCTGGCGGGCGAGGACGCGGGCCCCCTCTACTACGGCGACGAGGACCCGGACGGCGAGTTCCACCCGACCGAGGCGGACACCTGGCAGGAGGCGTACACCGCCTGGCAGGGCGAGATCGCCGTCGCCCGGCGCACCGCGGCCGGCTTCGTCCTGGACGACGTGTCCCGGGGGAAGAGCCGGTTCACCGAGGAGCCCTACAGCCTGCGGTGGATCTACACGCACATGATCGAGGAGTACGCCCGCCACAACGGCCACGCCGATCTGGTCCGCGAGCGCCTCGACGGTGCCACCGGGGAGTGA
- a CDS encoding SDR family oxidoreductase yields the protein MTSAELPELSGNVALVTGASRGIGYGVAEALVARGDRVCITGRNEDALKEAVDRLGADRVIGVAGKAHDEAHQAAAVERTMEAFGRVDYLVNNAGTNPVFGPIADLDLNVARKVFETNVVSALGFAQRTWHAWQKDNGGAIVNIASVAGLSASPFIGAYGISKAAMINLTVQLAHEFAPKVRVNAIAPAVVKTKFAAALYEGREAEAAAAYPLGRLGVPSDIGGAAAFLTSAQSDWITGQTLVVDGGIFLNAGVA from the coding sequence ATGACTTCCGCAGAACTCCCCGAGCTCTCGGGCAACGTCGCGCTCGTCACGGGCGCCAGCCGCGGCATCGGTTACGGCGTCGCCGAGGCGCTCGTCGCGCGCGGCGACCGGGTGTGCATCACCGGCCGCAACGAGGACGCCCTGAAGGAGGCCGTCGACCGGCTCGGCGCCGACCGGGTCATCGGCGTCGCGGGCAAGGCGCACGACGAGGCCCACCAGGCCGCCGCCGTCGAGCGCACGATGGAGGCGTTCGGCCGCGTCGACTACCTGGTCAACAACGCGGGCACCAACCCGGTGTTCGGGCCGATCGCCGACCTCGACCTGAACGTGGCCCGCAAGGTCTTCGAGACCAACGTGGTCTCGGCGCTCGGCTTCGCCCAGCGCACCTGGCACGCCTGGCAGAAGGACAACGGCGGCGCGATCGTCAACATCGCCTCCGTCGCGGGGCTGTCGGCCTCGCCCTTCATCGGCGCCTACGGAATCAGCAAGGCCGCGATGATCAACCTGACCGTGCAGCTCGCGCACGAGTTCGCGCCCAAGGTGCGGGTCAACGCCATCGCCCCGGCCGTGGTGAAGACCAAGTTCGCCGCCGCCCTGTACGAGGGCCGCGAGGCGGAGGCCGCCGCGGCCTACCCGCTGGGCCGGCTCGGCGTGCCCTCCGACATCGGAGGGGCCGCCGCCTTCCTCACCTCGGCGCAGTCGGACTGGATCACCGGCCAGACGCTGGTCGTCGACGGCGGGATCTTCCTCAACGCCGGCGTGGCCTGA